A single region of the Microbulbifer sp. MKSA007 genome encodes:
- a CDS encoding flagellar motor protein MotB, which yields MSFAKRNRDRRACSINTAAKTTRFFPRRDCRLATAIALALTLPAQSQEVGAQVDEPSWWQVWQNIPSLSSEESGAQSELEEQSIGSNTEGMLLRAPTNQWLQDATQFVAPLDPIVVEDFIDPILFYGVEDEVPLETVELLRQSLNDLGETPNFKLHFVGHTDSDPLTGEQVADFASKEEFTLARAQFVADFLQEALELPEQMIVVEGRGDIEPTADNITTAGREENRRVQVKVTYDALDEKAMADRARAEALLLNRVKVCRQETVCRLTYAAGSEQRARLRNLVTPLRMEPGQTELPEAFIRRIREVRSNLADKNNLVIHFIGHTDARPLDVSENPEAQQSAYQEQSYSEARRVAQALGTALNLPAAMITSSGKGASQPLAANDTPKGRALNRRVEVEFWYDDPLEVATDSVQACPEAAAAETLTIAYESAGGKLSPIRFDNGDPIISQAQLTQIRAAMAEISNKANVRLSFIGYSDNQRMDRREAMVYGDDQGLSGARAQRAMAQVQELLNLEDTQVEFEGRGYVQSADVVSNGFEQRDGARVEVEILYDELAILTESDRLEIERINREAIANNPYALNLMRITVDGSPEYDPYKNSADLQRCTDVALQEANIQFRFDNKKMQPRLNVTAWPNTIRYADNPDTDLAENRVFFSSYTNYPSFIKSTEVRLFEEGQSLRDTPLAIVPLDHFGKGEWHAEFSEFQAPLKKLHYVLRAYDNKGRYDETTEQTLWLVDQIEESAENEDIGRELLVGYGENRLAQRNIPLDGNSVLVNGTQVPSGHTVWLAGNPVPVDSQGQFIAEQIFEPGMHTVEVAILDDEGNGELFLRDLDFAKNDWFAVGIADLTVGYDKTNGPAALVTGDETHYDNSVSYDGRLAFYTNGGFGEGWRLSASADTEEGPVEDLFSNFMEKSPDALFRRLDSDLYYPTFGDDSTVVEDAPTSGKFYVKLSKYDDYGLWGNFKANYADNELAQIDRTLYGGSGHFETDAMTSFGEKRFQIDAFGAEPGTIAGRDEYRGTGGSLYYLRHQDISSGSESLRVEVRDKDSGLVLAVKTLTAVVDYDIDYIQGRILLNSPLSSLANDELLIEDGAYNGNPQYLVARYEYTPGFEEMDTLAVGGRAHYWLGDHVKLGFSSIQQDEDENESSLQGIDLTLRKSASSWVKIEVADSEGSNLDSVSSLDGGYTFDDESLDSTVAASATKVEGVLQLGEFFESLRGSGNFYHQEREAGFSGPGQFVDGDTIQYGGGVNLPIGESFDVRIKADTKEEEQGLQTNAMDLMLGYRINDHWRLTSAVRNDSREDESEVVAATQTEGDRTDVAVEASYDSGESWSAFGFVQNTMEVTGTREENNRIGLGGAYRVSDRLTMDSEVSGGDTGTAARLGTDFLVTDRTSLYMNYALDNERSDTGVRARKGNMSTGFRSRYSDTLNIYGEERYSHGDVSTGLTHALGMDLAPNDRWTYGTTLEAGTLEDPDTGAKTERNAMGFNVGYGLDAIRIASALEYRTDISETVSGENTVSETERDTWLLKNTFNYQFTPDWRLVGKLNYSDSKSSEGEFYDGKFTEAVMGYAYRPVNNDRLNTLMKYTYFYNVPTQDQVTVENTSTEFIQKSHIFSIDASYDLNRQWTLGGKYAYRLGQLSMDTEDPEFFDSRASLYVLRADWHFIKRWDLLLEARLLDLPDAQDSKSGALIGLYRHVGDHLKLGVGYNFTDFSDDLTQLDYDSHGVFINIIGKL from the coding sequence ATGTCCTTTGCAAAACGGAATCGTGACCGGCGAGCTTGCTCGATAAATACTGCCGCGAAGACGACCCGCTTTTTCCCCCGGCGGGACTGCCGTCTCGCTACTGCGATCGCGTTGGCATTGACACTTCCGGCGCAGTCCCAGGAAGTGGGTGCGCAAGTAGATGAGCCTAGTTGGTGGCAGGTCTGGCAAAATATTCCAAGCCTGAGTTCTGAAGAAAGTGGAGCTCAATCCGAACTCGAAGAGCAGTCGATAGGCAGTAATACTGAAGGTATGCTGCTGCGCGCACCTACAAATCAATGGTTGCAGGATGCAACTCAATTTGTTGCGCCGCTGGACCCGATCGTGGTGGAAGATTTTATCGACCCAATCCTGTTCTATGGCGTAGAGGATGAAGTTCCTCTGGAGACCGTGGAGTTACTGCGCCAGAGCTTGAATGACTTGGGTGAGACGCCCAATTTTAAGTTGCACTTTGTTGGCCATACAGATTCCGATCCCCTTACCGGGGAGCAGGTAGCAGACTTTGCCAGCAAAGAAGAATTTACTTTGGCGCGGGCCCAGTTCGTGGCGGACTTCCTTCAAGAGGCCCTTGAACTGCCTGAGCAAATGATTGTTGTTGAAGGGCGTGGGGATATAGAACCCACAGCGGATAATATTACTACCGCAGGTCGTGAAGAGAACCGCCGAGTACAGGTAAAAGTAACCTACGACGCCCTGGATGAAAAAGCCATGGCGGACCGTGCCCGTGCGGAGGCATTATTGCTCAACCGGGTGAAAGTATGTCGCCAGGAAACGGTGTGTAGACTTACTTACGCTGCAGGCAGTGAACAGCGGGCACGCCTGAGAAACCTGGTGACGCCACTGAGGATGGAGCCCGGACAAACAGAATTGCCGGAAGCCTTTATCCGCCGTATCCGCGAGGTTCGATCTAACCTTGCGGATAAAAACAATCTGGTTATTCACTTTATTGGTCATACCGACGCCCGTCCCCTGGACGTGAGTGAAAATCCGGAAGCCCAACAGAGTGCTTATCAGGAGCAGTCCTATAGCGAAGCTCGCCGTGTCGCTCAGGCCCTGGGTACTGCATTGAATTTGCCTGCGGCCATGATCACCAGCAGTGGCAAAGGGGCGAGCCAGCCGCTAGCGGCCAACGATACGCCGAAAGGGCGAGCCCTCAACCGTCGGGTGGAAGTGGAATTTTGGTATGACGACCCACTGGAAGTCGCTACAGATTCTGTTCAGGCGTGTCCGGAAGCTGCCGCTGCGGAAACTCTCACTATTGCCTATGAATCTGCGGGTGGAAAACTGTCGCCGATTCGTTTTGATAATGGCGATCCGATTATCAGTCAGGCACAGCTGACACAAATACGTGCGGCCATGGCTGAAATTTCCAATAAAGCGAATGTTCGTCTGAGCTTTATTGGCTACAGCGATAACCAGCGTATGGATCGCCGCGAAGCGATGGTTTACGGCGATGACCAGGGACTGTCCGGTGCCCGCGCTCAGCGCGCTATGGCACAGGTACAGGAATTACTGAATCTCGAAGATACCCAGGTGGAGTTTGAGGGGCGCGGCTACGTCCAATCTGCCGATGTAGTGAGCAATGGCTTTGAGCAGCGGGATGGCGCCAGGGTTGAGGTCGAAATCCTGTACGATGAATTGGCAATTCTCACTGAAAGTGATCGCTTGGAAATCGAGCGCATTAATCGTGAAGCCATAGCCAATAATCCCTACGCACTTAACTTGATGCGTATTACCGTCGACGGCAGCCCGGAATACGACCCCTATAAAAACTCAGCGGACTTACAGCGCTGTACTGATGTGGCCTTGCAAGAAGCGAATATTCAATTTCGCTTCGACAATAAAAAAATGCAACCGCGCCTGAATGTGACAGCGTGGCCCAACACCATCCGTTACGCAGATAACCCGGATACCGATCTGGCAGAGAACCGGGTATTTTTCAGTAGCTATACCAACTATCCCTCTTTTATTAAAAGTACCGAAGTGCGATTGTTCGAAGAGGGACAGTCTCTGCGCGATACACCTCTGGCAATTGTACCGCTGGATCACTTTGGCAAAGGGGAATGGCATGCAGAATTTTCTGAATTCCAGGCGCCTCTAAAAAAATTACACTACGTACTGCGTGCCTATGACAACAAGGGCCGCTATGACGAGACTACGGAACAGACCCTGTGGTTGGTAGATCAAATTGAAGAGTCTGCAGAAAATGAAGATATCGGTAGGGAATTATTAGTAGGCTACGGCGAGAACCGCTTAGCACAGCGGAACATCCCTCTGGATGGTAACAGTGTATTGGTCAATGGCACTCAGGTGCCGTCCGGGCACACCGTATGGTTAGCGGGCAATCCAGTACCGGTCGATAGTCAAGGCCAGTTTATCGCCGAGCAAATTTTTGAGCCGGGCATGCATACGGTTGAAGTGGCGATACTCGATGATGAGGGTAATGGTGAACTTTTCCTGCGGGATTTGGATTTTGCCAAAAACGACTGGTTTGCTGTAGGTATTGCCGACCTTACTGTGGGTTACGATAAAACCAATGGTCCAGCGGCCCTGGTTACCGGTGATGAAACTCACTATGACAACTCAGTAAGCTACGATGGCCGTCTGGCGTTTTACACCAACGGCGGTTTCGGGGAAGGCTGGCGCCTGTCGGCCAGTGCCGATACCGAAGAGGGCCCGGTAGAGGATCTGTTTTCCAACTTTATGGAAAAGTCTCCCGATGCCTTGTTCCGCCGCCTGGATAGTGATTTGTATTACCCGACGTTTGGCGATGACTCCACCGTAGTTGAAGACGCCCCCACGTCAGGCAAGTTTTATGTGAAATTGTCCAAGTACGATGACTACGGTCTCTGGGGTAATTTCAAAGCCAACTACGCCGATAATGAGCTCGCTCAAATTGACCGAACGCTCTACGGCGGTAGCGGTCACTTTGAAACCGATGCGATGACTAGCTTTGGTGAGAAGCGCTTTCAAATAGATGCCTTTGGAGCAGAGCCGGGAACCATTGCCGGGCGCGATGAGTATCGTGGAACCGGCGGTTCCCTGTATTACCTCCGCCACCAGGACATTTCCAGCGGTTCGGAAAGTTTACGAGTAGAAGTTCGGGATAAAGATTCCGGGCTGGTGCTCGCAGTTAAGACTCTCACCGCAGTAGTTGATTACGACATCGACTATATCCAAGGGCGTATCCTGCTTAACAGCCCCTTATCTTCCCTGGCAAATGATGAACTGCTCATTGAAGATGGCGCTTACAACGGCAATCCCCAATACCTGGTAGCACGCTACGAATACACACCAGGTTTTGAAGAAATGGACACCCTGGCTGTTGGTGGGCGTGCCCACTACTGGTTGGGCGATCACGTCAAATTGGGCTTCAGCAGTATTCAGCAAGATGAAGATGAAAATGAAAGTTCCTTGCAGGGTATTGACCTGACTTTGCGTAAAAGCGCCAGTAGTTGGGTAAAAATTGAAGTGGCCGACAGCGAGGGCAGTAATCTCGATAGCGTCAGTTCACTCGATGGCGGCTATACCTTTGATGACGAAAGCCTGGATTCCACGGTTGCTGCCAGTGCAACTAAAGTGGAAGGCGTTTTACAGCTGGGAGAATTCTTCGAGAGTTTGCGTGGCTCTGGTAATTTCTACCATCAAGAGCGTGAAGCTGGTTTTTCCGGTCCAGGCCAATTTGTGGATGGCGATACCATCCAATATGGCGGTGGCGTTAACCTGCCGATCGGCGAAAGTTTTGATGTAAGAATCAAAGCCGATACCAAAGAGGAGGAGCAGGGGTTACAAACCAATGCCATGGACTTGATGCTCGGCTACCGCATTAATGATCACTGGCGACTCACCTCCGCAGTTCGCAATGATAGCCGTGAAGATGAATCCGAAGTTGTCGCCGCTACCCAGACAGAAGGGGATCGCACAGATGTTGCTGTCGAGGCGAGCTATGATTCCGGTGAGAGTTGGAGCGCCTTTGGTTTTGTTCAGAATACGATGGAAGTGACCGGTACCCGCGAAGAGAACAATCGCATCGGCCTCGGTGGCGCTTATCGGGTAAGTGACCGTTTGACAATGGACAGTGAAGTTTCCGGTGGTGATACTGGCACAGCTGCCCGACTCGGTACGGACTTTCTGGTGACTGACAGAACCAGCCTCTATATGAATTATGCGCTGGATAATGAGCGCAGCGATACCGGTGTGCGTGCACGCAAGGGCAATATGAGTACCGGCTTCCGCAGTCGCTATTCTGATACGCTAAATATTTACGGTGAGGAGCGCTATAGTCACGGTGATGTTTCCACTGGCCTGACCCACGCCCTGGGTATGGATCTGGCCCCCAATGACCGTTGGACCTATGGCACTACCCTGGAGGCGGGCACACTCGAAGACCCGGATACAGGAGCTAAGACTGAGCGCAATGCCATGGGCTTTAATGTGGGCTATGGCTTGGATGCTATACGTATCGCATCCGCGCTGGAATACCGTACGGATATATCGGAAACGGTATCGGGCGAAAATACTGTATCGGAAACTGAGCGCGATACCTGGCTATTAAAAAATACCTTCAACTACCAGTTCACTCCGGACTGGCGCTTGGTTGGCAAACTCAACTATTCAGACAGCAAAAGTTCGGAAGGTGAATTCTACGATGGTAAATTCACCGAAGCGGTAATGGGTTATGCCTACCGCCCGGTAAACAATGACCGCCTGAACACCCTGATGAAGTACACCTATTTCTATAATGTGCCGACTCAGGATCAGGTTACGGTTGAAAATACCTCCACTGAATTTATCCAGAAGAGTCATATCTTTTCGATAGATGCCAGTTACGATCTCAATCGACAGTGGACTTTGGGTGGCAAGTACGCCTATCGTCTGGGCCAGTTGAGCATGGATACGGAAGACCCGGAATTTTTCGATAGCCGTGCGAGCCTCTATGTACTGCGTGCCGATTGGCATTTTATCAAGCGCTGGGACCTCCTCTTGGAAGCGCGTCTGCTCGATTTACCCGATGCCCAGGATAGCAAGAGCGGCGCCTTAATCGGCTTGTATCGCCATGTTGGCGACCACCTTAAGTTGGGGGTGGGCTACAACTTTACCGACTTCTCTGATGACCTCACCCAGCTGGACTATGACAGTCATGGGGTGTTTATTAATATTATTGGTAAGCTGTGA
- a CDS encoding MFS transporter, whose product MADDALIPESLVRNRVFMTSGVSVFFVAIAFFATLVYIPLLFISVHQYSAFQAGLALLPAMVSSGIFAFVSGVIHERFGPKLLLCSGALAMSLGLFMLSVHGNHIVYPVFIPGMLLIGSGLGIFSPAAVTAAITSVEACKSSLSGAVVYMFRFLGGAVGLGINSAILASAPDIATGVNRALLVDGFIVLIGFLIAIFFFQEPQRR is encoded by the coding sequence ATGGCAGATGATGCTCTTATTCCAGAGAGCTTGGTGAGAAATCGTGTGTTTATGACATCAGGAGTTAGTGTGTTTTTTGTCGCTATCGCCTTCTTTGCAACCCTTGTCTATATCCCTTTGCTTTTTATTAGCGTGCATCAGTATTCTGCATTTCAGGCCGGATTGGCTTTGTTGCCAGCTATGGTCTCTTCTGGCATTTTTGCATTTGTTTCTGGAGTAATTCATGAGCGGTTTGGCCCCAAATTACTGCTCTGTTCAGGCGCCCTGGCGATGAGTCTGGGGCTTTTCATGCTTTCGGTTCACGGTAATCATATTGTCTACCCAGTCTTTATACCGGGTATGTTATTGATTGGTAGTGGCTTGGGTATATTTAGCCCTGCCGCTGTGACCGCTGCAATTACCTCTGTGGAGGCCTGTAAATCCAGTTTATCTGGTGCTGTTGTCTATATGTTCCGTTTTTTAGGTGGTGCTGTGGGTTTGGGGATCAATTCAGCCATATTGGCGTCAGCGCCGGATATTGCCACCGGTGTGAACCGGGCACTACTGGTAGATGGATTTATTGTCCTTATAGGGTTCTTGATTGCAATTTTCTTCTTTCAGGAGCCCCAGAGAAGGTAA
- a CDS encoding MFS transporter yields MTKVKGISEGQIWGLFVLFLSVFLIASDFTAFSPALPAIAKDFSVRISFVHWVVNAYALAYGVIIVTSGRLADIYGRETVFLIGVGIFSCSSLLGGLASEVGVLLIARVLMGLGGALAWSAMLGMAYTLLPSDRAGFVGGFVLAALGVATACGPVIGGVLSDFLSWRWILFINIPIAIFVVVFYVLKYPSEQFEKKTNELITWAC; encoded by the coding sequence ATGACAAAAGTGAAGGGGATCTCAGAGGGGCAAATCTGGGGACTGTTTGTTCTCTTTTTATCAGTATTTTTGATCGCCAGCGATTTTACCGCCTTTTCACCAGCTCTCCCCGCTATCGCCAAAGACTTTTCCGTCCGCATATCATTCGTTCACTGGGTAGTGAATGCCTATGCCCTGGCCTATGGAGTCATTATTGTGACCAGTGGACGTTTGGCGGATATCTATGGGCGTGAAACTGTTTTCTTAATTGGTGTTGGTATTTTTTCTTGCTCATCGCTATTGGGAGGGCTTGCGAGTGAGGTAGGGGTACTGTTAATCGCCAGGGTATTGATGGGGTTGGGAGGTGCATTAGCCTGGTCGGCAATGCTAGGGATGGCTTACACACTGTTGCCATCTGATCGCGCAGGATTTGTTGGGGGCTTTGTTTTGGCTGCATTAGGTGTGGCTACTGCTTGCGGGCCTGTTATTGGAGGAGTGTTGTCAGATTTTTTGAGCTGGCGCTGGATTTTATTTATAAATATCCCCATTGCTATCTTTGTGGTCGTTTTTTACGTATTGAAGTACCCGTCAGAGCAGTTTGAAAAAAAGACGAACGAATTGATTACTTGGGCGTGTTAA
- a CDS encoding sulfatase-like hydrolase/transferase: MKLSWLRFLADNSLVVSLAVILMVSGPIALAENLRGSTTGPTSAPGYSHPDQFLHLKPVKLADNMYPVIQHPQEEKQARQKLALLEEKFGKKPNILIFLLDDVGWMDVGFNGGGIAVGNATPTMDKLANEGLILTSAYSTPSCSPTRATIHAGQNPLHHGILRPPMYGEAGGLDGAVTMPAVLKKLGYVTQGVGKWHMGENKGSLPQNVGYDDYRGFLGVSDMYTEWRDVYFNPEVALSPERFAMMQKEPFSHSEVHCTPQDTERCEDLHLIDLDSIKVLDDQWMDYSVNFIRQMKSSEKPFFLYHAPRGCHFDNYPSYKWAGKSRARTVYSDCMVHMDYVLAQIFSALQETNQLDNTLIFFTSDNGPECEVPPYGRTPFRGCKGTSWEGGVRVPTFAYWKGMIKPRRTEGLFDLADLFNTAISIAGKPGREVASFVSEDRYIDGIDQTGMLLADNGQSARRSRPYTMNQYFFGHAY, encoded by the coding sequence ATGAAATTGTCTTGGTTGCGGTTCTTGGCTGATAATTCTCTTGTTGTATCTCTTGCTGTAATCTTGATGGTGTCAGGCCCCATTGCTCTGGCAGAGAATTTACGGGGAAGTACCACGGGGCCAACTTCTGCACCAGGATACAGCCATCCGGATCAATTTCTGCATTTAAAGCCTGTAAAGCTGGCTGACAATATGTATCCCGTAATCCAGCATCCGCAAGAGGAAAAGCAAGCTAGACAGAAGCTGGCTCTTCTGGAGGAGAAGTTTGGCAAAAAGCCTAACATATTGATTTTCTTACTTGATGATGTGGGCTGGATGGATGTTGGCTTTAATGGTGGAGGTATTGCTGTCGGCAATGCCACACCCACTATGGATAAATTGGCGAATGAGGGGCTTATTCTAACCTCTGCCTATTCAACACCTTCATGCTCGCCAACACGGGCTACGATTCATGCCGGCCAAAATCCGCTACACCATGGAATCCTACGCCCCCCAATGTATGGTGAGGCTGGCGGCTTGGACGGAGCAGTAACCATGCCGGCGGTACTCAAAAAGTTAGGCTACGTGACCCAGGGGGTCGGTAAATGGCATATGGGAGAGAATAAGGGCTCACTACCGCAGAATGTTGGTTATGACGATTACCGAGGGTTTCTCGGTGTATCAGATATGTATACGGAATGGCGGGACGTTTATTTCAATCCAGAAGTGGCGCTGTCTCCAGAGCGCTTTGCCATGATGCAGAAGGAGCCATTTAGTCATAGTGAGGTTCATTGCACGCCGCAGGACACGGAGCGGTGTGAAGATCTCCATCTGATTGACCTGGACTCTATCAAGGTGCTCGATGACCAGTGGATGGATTACAGTGTAAATTTCATTAGGCAAATGAAAAGCTCTGAAAAGCCATTCTTTTTGTATCACGCCCCCCGAGGTTGCCACTTTGATAATTATCCATCTTATAAGTGGGCAGGGAAATCGCGAGCTCGTACAGTATATAGCGACTGTATGGTGCATATGGATTATGTACTTGCGCAGATATTTAGTGCTTTGCAGGAGACAAACCAGCTGGATAACACCCTGATTTTCTTCACCTCGGATAATGGTCCCGAGTGTGAGGTTCCCCCCTATGGCCGAACACCTTTTCGGGGTTGCAAGGGTACTAGCTGGGAAGGTGGTGTGAGGGTACCGACATTTGCCTATTGGAAGGGGATGATAAAGCCTCGCCGGACTGAAGGGTTGTTTGATCTAGCTGATCTCTTTAACACAGCCATTTCAATAGCGGGCAAGCCCGGTAGGGAGGTGGCAAGTTTTGTTAGTGAAGATCGATATATCGATGGTATCGATCAAACGGGAATGCTGTTGGCGGATAATGGCCAGTCTGCACGCCGTAGTCGGCCCTATACGATGAATCAGTATTTTTTCGGCCATGCGTATTGA
- a CDS encoding MFS transporter produces the protein MASNESSLTPTHYWGLFALLLAAFLLANDYTAFSPALPAIQKTFNVDITTIHWVVNAYTLVYGVLIVSTGRMADIYGRRRMFITGIYIFTASSLVGGFAGNIGTLLFARAWMGLGGALAWVAILGMVFSLLPRDKAGLAGGLILTTTGLANASGPVIGGLLADFASWRWILFINIPIALLVILLCWSKYPPASTQKSNKKIDYWGVITLCGSLFSFLLAMDLVVQYGLSHFYVWGLLVLSIFLMIFFAVVETVDPNNALIPGELIKNRGFIAAGLSMFFVAIAFFATLVYIPQLFIKVKGYSAFGAGLALLPLMVSSGVVAYISGALYERLGAKILICAGALGMCVGLFLLSAVEPQASYIRFLPGLLIVGSSIGIYSPTIVTAAISVVEPSDSSLAGSIIYMFKFVGGALGLGVNATLLAMAPNIAVGIEQAFVVDAYLALLGFLISMIFFSGHSTKTIR, from the coding sequence ATGGCATCCAATGAAAGCTCTTTAACTCCCACTCACTACTGGGGGCTCTTTGCCCTGCTACTGGCGGCATTTCTTCTTGCCAATGATTATACGGCATTTTCGCCGGCACTCCCTGCAATTCAAAAGACATTCAATGTCGATATCACCACCATTCATTGGGTCGTTAACGCCTATACCCTGGTGTATGGTGTTTTGATTGTGTCTACGGGCAGGATGGCTGATATCTATGGTCGTCGGCGAATGTTTATTACCGGCATCTATATCTTTACTGCATCTTCCCTTGTAGGTGGATTTGCGGGAAATATAGGAACGCTATTATTCGCCCGTGCATGGATGGGTTTGGGGGGAGCCTTGGCCTGGGTTGCCATCCTGGGTATGGTTTTCTCCCTCTTGCCCAGGGATAAGGCCGGGCTGGCCGGAGGATTGATTCTCACTACAACGGGGTTGGCCAATGCCAGTGGCCCAGTGATTGGTGGTCTGTTGGCTGATTTTGCCAGCTGGCGCTGGATATTATTTATTAATATTCCTATTGCTTTGCTGGTTATTCTTCTGTGTTGGAGCAAATATCCTCCAGCTAGTACGCAGAAAAGCAATAAGAAAATTGACTATTGGGGTGTTATTACCCTCTGTGGGTCTTTATTTAGTTTCCTCCTTGCTATGGATCTGGTGGTTCAGTATGGCTTGTCCCACTTCTATGTGTGGGGCCTATTGGTACTGTCCATATTTCTCATGATATTTTTTGCTGTTGTTGAAACTGTTGATCCTAATAACGCGCTAATTCCAGGTGAATTGATAAAGAACAGAGGCTTTATCGCCGCTGGACTCAGTATGTTCTTTGTTGCTATCGCATTTTTTGCGACCCTGGTTTATATCCCGCAGCTATTTATCAAGGTAAAGGGCTATTCTGCCTTTGGGGCAGGGTTGGCGTTGCTACCATTAATGGTCAGCTCTGGTGTTGTAGCCTATATTTCTGGCGCATTATACGAGCGTCTGGGCGCTAAGATTTTGATTTGTGCTGGTGCTTTGGGTATGTGTGTAGGGCTGTTTCTACTGTCGGCTGTTGAGCCCCAGGCATCTTATATTCGCTTCCTTCCCGGGCTTTTGATAGTGGGCAGCAGTATTGGCATATATAGCCCTACGATTGTTACAGCGGCAATTAGCGTAGTTGAGCCCAGTGATTCCAGTTTGGCAGGGTCGATTATCTATATGTTTAAATTTGTGGGCGGGGCCCTTGGGTTGGGAGTTAATGCGACTTTACTGGCTATGGCTCCCAACATCGCTGTTGGGATTGAGCAGGCCTTTGTGGTTGATGCTTATCTGGCACTACTTGGGTTCTTGATTTCCATGATTTTCTTTTCTGGTCATTCTACAAAAACGATTCGTTAA